The nucleotide sequence ACGGAAATTATCATTTTACCCAAACTAGATCAATTCTTTGAACTACTAGAACCCCCAACCACGACTGTCGAGGGGCAGGGAAAAGGATAATTTACTTAAAAAGGAAACGTAATAATCCTGCTTCCTTTATTAAGAAATAAGAAAAAAACACCCAACTGATCTATGTCATTTCGTATCCAATATGATAACCATATATTAGTATTAGTAAAAAAGTAATCGTTCTTTGAAAGAAATAAAAGTAAAGTTTCTAAGCAGTAATGCCTTAGCGACCATAAACCGGTGCACAAGTAACCACTTGAGCCTTATTACCCTACCCCCTTGCACAGCCGTTACATTTATAGCTTGTTGCTCGGGACCCGGATAAGTGCACAAGTGCTGCCCAAGCCCGGACATTAAGGATTGGGATATATAGATATCCCAATCCTTTTTTTTGTATATCGTCCTTTTTACAGAAGGACTACCCTAACTTCTTTAGGTCAGAGACCGATTTAAATGGATTAAAAAAACAGCACATTAATTACTATATTAAAACGCAAAAATAATTTTATTATGGAATACTATTTTAATAAAACAATTGGAAATACCCCTTTTGAAAAAGCAGTGGAAAAAACCAAATTGGCCCTGCAGGAAGAAGGCTTTGGGGTGCTGACGGAAATAGATATGAAGGCTACCTTAAAGAAAAAATTGGATGTAGATTTTTATAATTACATGGTTTTGGGTGCCTGCAACGCTCCCTTTGCGCATAAAGCCTTACAGGCCGAAGATAAAATCGGTACCATGTTGCCCTGTAATGTAATTGTTATGGAGAAGGAGCCTGGGCTTGTGGAAATTGCAGCCGTAAACCCCTTGGCATCCATGCAGGCGGTAATTAATAAGGATTTAATGAACATAGCGGATGAAGTGGGCGAAAAATTAAAAAGGGTTGTAGAAAAAATCCGTTAATAATTTCTTGTAACCTACATTCCCCTAGCTTGGCCTTGCCGTTAACCGATTTCAGATTAAATCTAAGATCCGTACTTTTTAATAATGACCATTTGGCCTGAATGGTGAATGGTGTGGGATACAATCCTACCAAAGGCCTCCGCCTTGGTCTTGGTCCCAAATTCTTTGGTGGTAATTGTGGCCTCCCAGTCTTCCTCTTGTTGTTTCTCCAATACCGATCTAAGCATTTGATAAGAATATTCCACATATTCCAATAATTCGGACAGATTGGTCCACTCTCCGGTATCCTTTTGCGCAATAACCGTTTTTGCAATTACCTTTACTTCCTGTGCTCCAAATACATTCTTGGCAAAAAGCAGTTCCACATCGCCAATATGCCTTATTAAAAAGCCTATACTATTGGGGGCTGGCAATAATCTTTTGTTTAGATCCTCCTGGGTTAAATGCGACAATTGGTTGGTAAACCGAGTCCTGGCTTCTTCCCATAATTCAATAAATAGTTCTGTTTTTGATTTCATTCAAAGTCAAGTTAAAGCATTAATAGTTCAGGTGATAAGTTATGGAAATGATGTAGGTTCTGCCAAAGCCATAATAAACAATTGGCATCCAAAAAAAATCAGACTCTTCTGGAATATTTCTTTAAAGCAAAGGATATTAGATAAACAAGAACATAAACTAGAAGTGCTATAAATAAGGTCATGGTATGGGTATTTAGAATGTTAAATTATTAAAGATCATCCCTTTTAGATTTTTTGGGAGAGCATCACGGATATCGGACATTTCTCCTTGGGAAACATATTTTCGCAAATAAATAAATGTAATGTTTACATATTCTTCAGCCACTTCGTCACTGTATTCAAAATCGTTTATTGCTGCAGGCCCATCGAATTGTCTAACCAAATCCAAAAATTCGGCCATATGTTTAATTTTGGGCTTCTCCTTTTTTACGGTCCATCCGTTTACATAAACGGCCTTTAAAAACATGGGCATCTGGGCAATAAATTGCAAGGATTCCTCCACAGGAATTATTTCCCTTAAGGCATGAAGTACTGAGGTTAAAATACGACCCGCTTTGTCGGTATCTTTGCCCAGATCCATTTGCTTAGTGTAATCCTTAAGGAAGGTATGCCCCTCCGTAGCGTACTGATTAAAATTAAGTGCCATGATTTCTTGTTTTTAGGATATACACAAAAATGGTCTTATCTTTTTAAATGTAAAATGACCTAGGTCATTTGTGCTAAAGTCGTGGATTAACCCAATTTGAATTCGTCCAAAAAACAGCTTCCTTTTAGTATAGATTTTATTTATTGCCATGAAAAAAGGTAAGAGAATAAAAAATTTCATTATCCCCACCTTAAGCAATATTAAGCGCTATATCTATCATTTCCTGAAAAGTAGTTTCCCTTTCTATGGAATTGGATTTTTGGCCAGTGACCAAGGAATCAGAAATAGTCAATATTGCAAGGGCCTTAACATTAAACTTGGCAGCTATGGTATATAATCCGGCCGCCTCCATTTCTACACAAAGGACCCCAAATTTCGCCCACAATTTGTAAAAATCCGGATCGTCCTCATAAAATTCATCCGATGAAAGTACATTCCCTGCCTTAATGTTAATTCCCTTTTCCTTGGCATAAAGGGCAGCCTTAAGAAGCAGGTCGAAATCGGCCGTCGGCGCATAATCCGCATTGATAAATCTGGAATTATTGATCCCAGAGGTGGTGGAAGCCGCCATTGCCAAGACAATATCGCGTATTTTCACCTCTTTTTGATAGGAGCCGGCAGTACCTACCCGAATTAGATTTTTCACCCCATAATCATTTATTAGCTCTTGATAGTAGATGAGCGCCGAAGGAATTCCCATACCACTTCCCTGAACAGATATCCGTTTGCCCTTAAAGGTGCCGGTATATCCCAACATACCACGAACCTGATTGTAGCAGATGGGATTTTCAAGAAAGGTGTTTGCTATCCATTTGGCCCGTAGGGGATCCCCTGGCATCAATACGGTTTCTGCAATTTCACCTTGCTTGGCCTCAATATGTGTGCTCATGTAAAATTGAATTTTTTATTTTAATTCCAAAGTAACACCAGTTGTAATCCTTCAGTTTTGGTTGACAACTATGGCAACTCCGGATGATGTACCTATTCTGGCTACCCCTAAATCAATATAATTTTGTACGGTAACCGCATCTTTTATTCCTCCTGAAGCCTTTATCTTAATTTTGTTTCCAGCAGCCTTCTTCATCAAAATTACATCTTCAATAGATGCACCCCTAGGACCAAAACCAGTTGAAGTCTTTACAAAATCAGCTTTGGCATTTACCGCTAGATTACATGCTGTAATGATTTCGGCATCGGTTAAATAACAAGTTTCCAAAATTACCTTTAGGACATTATCGCCTGCAACTTCCTTTACTTGCCTTATTTCCTCTTGGACCGCCATATAATCTCCAGATCTTAACCACCCAATATTTAATACCATATCCAGTTCATTGGCCCCCTGCTCCATATAATCCATGGCTTCATTCACCTTCGCCTTGGTGGACATGCTCCCTAATGGAAATCCCACCACCGCGACCAACTTTACCTTCGAATCCTTTAGCAAATCCTTTGCAAGGGGCAAATGACATCCGTTGATACAAACCCCATAGAAATTATAGTTCAATGCCTCTGTACAAAGTTGAATAATATCTTTCCCGGTTGCCGTTGGCCTTAACAGGGTGTGATCAATAAAATTTTCAAGGTGCATTTGTCAAATTAAAATCTGTTGGTAATTAAGTGTTTCAAAAGCGAACACATTTTACCAAAAGTAAACTTCTTATATATGCCATTTTATGACAACGATCATCAAAACAATAGTTGGGCAGAATTCTCCAACTACAGAACTAATCCCAAACTATGGCTAAATCTCAAAATTAGTGCGTGCGCTAATAAAAGATAGCATTAACTATCCCATAGTTCGTGTTCTGTTCATTTTTTGCATCGCCCGAAAAACGATCAGGGCCGAATAACCAAGGTACCATGCATCTTGGTTAGAAGGAGCCAGCTGTAGCAAGGGCTAGGCTAATTTTAAATTTCTTTAAATCCACGCACTTTCCACGGCCGCACCTCCCATTCCGCTTTCACTTGGGTGAAATGCTCTATGGACGCCTGCCTGGCGGAAGAAAGGGCTACCTGCATCCCATGTGGAAACCATTTGATTTAAGACGAAATTGAAAATAGGCCGATCTTTTGTTCCGTCAACTTAAATAGTACCGATAAATCATAGTGCCTAATTCGGCACCGTTGAACATTGCCTGTAAAGCCTTTTTATGGTCGGTCTTCTTCCGTAGTGGAGATGCCATGGCCGTAAAGAATTATTGAAGCCTTGGAGATAATTTAGGCCATGGCATCGGTCCTTAAAATCCAGAGATTTTAGGGACCACATAGTGAAGAAGGGTCTTTTCTTTTGTTTCGTTTTCTTTGGACAAGCAAAGAAAATGAAAGAAGATATTAAACCTGAACCTTCTACGTCGGTTTCATTATTCAAAAGCTGGCTAACTGACTTTTCAAAAGAATTCATGAAATCTTCCTAAGGCTTAATAACAGCCTCGATGGCACTAATTGCGAAGATTTTGGACAAATAAAGAAATCGAAGATTAACGCATACCTAAATCAAAAAACAAAACAAATCATCTTCATTCAAATTTTTGCACAAAGTGGATAATTAAGTATAATCCCAATATACTTTTTCATCTACTTCTATTGTTTAAATTTTCCAGAAGGGAACTACCAAAAAATAATCGGCTTATCGGAATCGTTTAGAAGTGTATTGGAGAAAATTGAAAAATATACCTGTAAACAGTTTAAGGAAAGAATTAGGCAAAAGCGGTCTCAGTACTACCATCACCTTGAAAATTGGGACTTAATGTAGATAGAAATTTAAAATGT is from Arenibacter algicola and encodes:
- a CDS encoding DUF302 domain-containing protein, which codes for MEYYFNKTIGNTPFEKAVEKTKLALQEEGFGVLTEIDMKATLKKKLDVDFYNYMVLGACNAPFAHKALQAEDKIGTMLPCNVIVMEKEPGLVEIAAVNPLASMQAVINKDLMNIADEVGEKLKRVVEKIR
- a CDS encoding DinB family protein, whose product is MKSKTELFIELWEEARTRFTNQLSHLTQEDLNKRLLPAPNSIGFLIRHIGDVELLFAKNVFGAQEVKVIAKTVIAQKDTGEWTNLSELLEYVEYSYQMLRSVLEKQQEEDWEATITTKEFGTKTKAEAFGRIVSHTIHHSGQMVIIKKYGS
- a CDS encoding DUF2267 domain-containing protein; the encoded protein is MALNFNQYATEGHTFLKDYTKQMDLGKDTDKAGRILTSVLHALREIIPVEESLQFIAQMPMFLKAVYVNGWTVKKEKPKIKHMAEFLDLVRQFDGPAAINDFEYSDEVAEEYVNITFIYLRKYVSQGEMSDIRDALPKNLKGMIFNNLTF
- the deoD gene encoding purine-nucleoside phosphorylase; translated protein: MSTHIEAKQGEIAETVLMPGDPLRAKWIANTFLENPICYNQVRGMLGYTGTFKGKRISVQGSGMGIPSALIYYQELINDYGVKNLIRVGTAGSYQKEVKIRDIVLAMAASTTSGINNSRFINADYAPTADFDLLLKAALYAKEKGINIKAGNVLSSDEFYEDDPDFYKLWAKFGVLCVEMEAAGLYTIAAKFNVKALAILTISDSLVTGQKSNSIERETTFQEMIDIALNIA
- the deoC gene encoding deoxyribose-phosphate aldolase; protein product: MHLENFIDHTLLRPTATGKDIIQLCTEALNYNFYGVCINGCHLPLAKDLLKDSKVKLVAVVGFPLGSMSTKAKVNEAMDYMEQGANELDMVLNIGWLRSGDYMAVQEEIRQVKEVAGDNVLKVILETCYLTDAEIITACNLAVNAKADFVKTSTGFGPRGASIEDVILMKKAAGNKIKIKASGGIKDAVTVQNYIDLGVARIGTSSGVAIVVNQN